One region of Triticum aestivum cultivar Chinese Spring chromosome 6B, IWGSC CS RefSeq v2.1, whole genome shotgun sequence genomic DNA includes:
- the LOC123139425 gene encoding clathrin interactor EPSIN 2, whose product MKKVFDQTVRDLKRGVNKKVLKVPGTEQKILDATSNEPWGPHGSLLAEIAQATHNYHEYQMIMNIVWKRVSDTGKNWRHVYKGLIVLDYLVAHGTERVIDDIREHSYQISALADFQYIDSSGRDQGSNVRRKSQSLVSLVNDKERILEVRQKALATRDKYRSAFATSGPHRSPGGYDNDRDRYEGGRYDNRNGYGRERDGYRDDDRYSGAGDTPNRDGDRYSRDSNERNREDEYNRGSNSNPEYAEGSGRRSYGDEEAYSSRGRGSNADAPTQDERPIERKASNQQIASPPSYEDVAGDTQDNHHDERNGASVPAAPKASSPSVPRTSFPPAPGQVNGVHDKPVEVVAPQPPAPAAQPPAPAEPNGFDEFDPRGSVPDASPPVNTSPIMNSFEMDLFGSDPIGALALVSVPQPTDVPSVEPSASSGFETDSFMGMPPASTGFSEAIDASNPFGDPTPFKAVQEENHAPSQTNATPAGSFQATGAGADVNPFQPASSTSFGFEDTLGDLSFASNAAPGQQDIFGSTTSLPSGVSHANPSQQAPPAYVPSQASQPITHAAPMFAQPQAYPAATNPSSFSQAAAPSFAPPQLPQHAAPSFAPPQAPQHAAPNLPSGPSNFYMQPASQNGAPPSYVPPQSSHLPPQHAPQQSFLLQTAAPAPQAPSISRGASQPFGAPNSVPSGASTPLQSSLSAPPETLISALQVSQTQPVKKFEPKSTVWSDTLTRGLVDFNISGAKTNPHADIGVDFDSINRKDKRQDKKISQAPVVSTITMGKAMGSGSGIGRAGASAVAPPPNPMGAGRGVGIGGPGYGGGMGMNRPMGMGMGMNQQPMGMGMGMGQQPMGMNQQQMGMGMGMNQQQMGMGMGMNQQQMGMGMGMGMNQGMGMRPPQMGMAPGGMPGAGYNQMGAGYGGQQPYGGYR is encoded by the exons TAGCACATGGAACCGAGCGAGTTATTGATGACATAAGGGAGCATTCTTATCAGATATCG GCACTAGCTGACTTCCAGTATATCGATTCTAGTGGGAGAGATCAAGGTAGCAATGTCCGACGGAAATCCCAGAGCCTCGTTAGTTTAGTTAATGATAAGGAAAGGATACTGGAAGTTAGGCAGAAAGCACTTGCTACCAGAGACAA GTATCGGAGTGCATTTGCCACAAGTGGACCACACAGGAGTCCGGGTGGATATGACAATGACCGCGATCGCTACGAAGGAGGTAGATATGATAACAGGAATGGCTATGGGAGGGAACGAGACGGATATAGAGATGATGACAGATACAGTGGCGCTGGAGATACACCCAATAGGGATGGAGATCGTTATTCTAGGGATTCTAATGAACGCAACAGGGAAGATGAATACAACAGAGGAAGTAATAGCAACCCTGAGTATGCAGAAGGATCAGGCCGTAGGAGCTACGGGGATGAGGAGGCTTATTCATCCCG TGGTCGTGGCAGCAACGCTGATGCACCTACTCAGGATGAGAG GCCTATTGAGCGGAAGGCTTCTAACCAGCAGATTGCTTCACCACCAAGCTACGAAGATGTTGCAGGAGATACCCAGGACAACCATCATGATGAAAG AAATGGAGCGAGTGTGCCTGCTGCACCAAAGGCATCTTCTCCCTCTGTACCTAGAACAAGCTTTCCCCCAGCCCCAGGGCAGGTGAATGGTGTTCATGATAAGCCTGTCGAGGTTGTAGCTCCACAACCACCTGCTCCTGCTGCACAACCACCTGCTCCTGCTGAACCGAATGGTTTTGATGAGTTTGATCCACGTGGATCAGTACCAG ATGCTTCACCTCCGGTGAATACCTCACCGATAATGAACAGCTTTGAGATGGATTTGTTTGGGTCAGATCCTATTGGTGCGCTGGCTTTGGTTTCTGTTCCTCAGCCGACTGACGTCCCAAGTGTCGAGCCATCAGCAAGTTCAGGTTTTGAAACGGATAGTTTTATGGGCATGCCACCTGCTTCTACCGGGTTCAGTGAG GCAATTGATGCTTCAAATCCTTTTGGAGATCCTACTCCTTTCAAGGCAGTTCAAGAAGAGAATCATGCACCTTCTCAGACAAATGCGACCCCGGCTGGTTCATTCCAGGCCACAGGAGCTGGTGCAGATGTAAATCCTTTCCAGCCTGCTTCATCCACTAGCTTTGGTTTTGAAGATACTCTCGGCGATCTCAGTTTTGCATCCAATGCCGCACCTGGACAACAGGATATTTTTGGAAGCACCACCTCCTTACCTTCGGGGGTTTCACATGCAAATCCGTCCCAACAGGCACCCCCTGCTTATGTTCCCTCCCAGGCATCTCAGCCTATCACTCATGCTGCTCCCATGTTTGCTCAGCCACAAGCATATCCTGCAGCCACGAACCCATCATCATTTTCTCAGGCTGCTGCGCCATCATTTGCTCCTCCACAGCTACCTCAACATGCTGCACCATCATTTGCTCCTCCACAGGCACCTCAACATGCAGCTCCCAATCTACCATCAGGCCCATCAAACTTTTATATGCAACCGGCTTCACAGAATGGAGCACCACCATCCTATGTTCCTCCACAGTCTTCTCATCTTCCACCTCAACATGCACCTCAGCAAAGCTTCCTCCTACAAACTGCCGCACCAGCACCACAGGCACCATCAATTTCTCGAGGGGCATCTCAGCCTTTTGGTGCTCCAAATTCAGTGCCATCTGGTGCCAGCACTCCTCTGCAGTCAAGTTTATCAGCTCCCCCAGAAACACTAATTTCAGCTTTGCAAGTTAGTCAGACCCAGCCAGTGAAGAAATTTGAGCCCAAATCCACAGTTTGGTCTGATACATTGACCCGGGGTCTTGTCGATTTCAACATTTCTGGCG CAAAAACCAATCCACATGCAGATATTGGAGTGGACTTTGATTCAATCAACCGCAAGGATAAAAGGCAAGATAAGAAGATCTCTCAAGCACCTGTAGTATCTACGATCACCATGGGCAAGGCAATGGGATCTGGCTCTGGCATTGGTCGAGCTGGTGCGAGTGCCGTTGCACCCCCTCCCAACCCAATGGGTGCCGGGCGGGGTGTCGGTATTGGTGGTCCTGGTTATGGTGGCGGAATGGGAATGAACCGACCAATGGGGATGGGAATGGGAATGAACCAACAACCCATGggaatggggatggggatgggccAGCAACCGATGGGGATGAACCAACAACAGATGGGAATGGGCATGGGGATGAACCAACAACAGATGGGAATGGGAATGGGGATGAACCAACAACAGATGggaatggggatggggatgggcatGAACCAGGGGATGGGGATGCGGCCTCCTCAGATGGGGATGGCTCCCGGCGGCATGCCGGGCGCTGGCTACAACCAGATGGGCGCTGGATATGGCGGGCAGCAGCCATACGGCGGGTACAGGTGA